From the genome of Bacteroides sp. MSB163, one region includes:
- a CDS encoding glycosyltransferase, with translation MMENIPLVSVIIPNYNYARFLEKRIESVLLQTCTDFEIILLDDASTDNSVFILNKYQTNAHVSYVDINSVNTGSPFAQWQKGIALSRGKYIWIAESDDLASPSFLEKAVCVLERYSQASYCFVGSYSIDESGEQLSIDFDRWTAKQKKRSDNLGFFAGKDYIMHNLYWANYIYNASGVVFRKKCFERITDYSCFSMRYCGDWLFWIEMALQGDVVEIYEKLNYFRQHKCSTTMKSIITGDGLKEDISVIRFIENLLPSISSWRKILRRGIFYKKIRRLKVDSKVKNELYQELETQLKGGALDYCIERLNKNLSFMIPCLLTRDKDRL, from the coding sequence ATGATGGAAAATATTCCTTTGGTTAGTGTTATTATTCCAAACTATAATTATGCCCGTTTTCTGGAAAAACGTATAGAATCTGTGTTGTTACAAACTTGCACTGATTTTGAAATAATACTTTTAGATGATGCCTCGACTGATAATAGTGTTTTCATTTTGAATAAATATCAGACAAATGCTCATGTATCTTATGTGGATATAAATTCTGTTAATACAGGTAGCCCTTTTGCTCAATGGCAAAAAGGCATTGCCTTGTCACGTGGGAAATATATATGGATTGCAGAGAGTGATGATTTAGCAAGTCCTTCTTTTCTTGAAAAAGCGGTTTGTGTATTAGAACGGTATTCTCAAGCATCATATTGTTTTGTTGGTTCATATAGTATTGATGAATCAGGCGAACAGCTTTCGATAGATTTTGATAGATGGACTGCAAAGCAGAAGAAACGCTCAGATAATTTAGGGTTTTTTGCAGGGAAAGATTATATAATGCATAATTTGTATTGGGCTAACTATATTTATAATGCAAGTGGAGTTGTTTTTAGAAAAAAGTGCTTCGAACGAATAACTGATTATTCGTGTTTTTCCATGAGATACTGTGGTGACTGGCTTTTTTGGATTGAGATGGCACTCCAAGGGGATGTAGTCGAAATTTATGAAAAACTAAATTATTTTCGCCAGCATAAATGCAGTACTACAATGAAATCTATTATAACAGGAGATGGCTTGAAAGAAGATATATCTGTTATAAGATTTATAGAAAATCTGCTCCCCTCTATTTCTTCGTGGAGAAAAATATTGCGGCGTGGCATTTTTTATAAGAAAATAAGAAGGTTGAAGGTGGATTCTAAGGTAAAGAATGAGCTTTATCAAGAACTAGAAACACAATTAAAAGGAGGGGCTTTAGATTATTGCATTGAACGTTTGAATAAGAATCTAAGTTTTATGATACCTTGTTTGTTGACTCGAGATAAAGACCGATTATAA
- a CDS encoding pyridoxal-phosphate-dependent aminotransferase family protein encodes MKSYVFPGNIEERILRIAGEPFPYMRTALFSEIVNDSERMLLELIHCPGGRVIFYTASGTGAMDAVVTNYVSLKKKAFIIAGGSFGYRWKSLCKYYQVQNEVFEVPFARDIDYARLENAVAASRPDVFLCQHHETSTGQLFDLKKISAICRKHNVSLVVDAISSFLSDDLDMEELNIDICITSSQKGLNIAPGLSFLFLSPRILQTDFLHKSYYFDFAENLKNLERGQTPYSPATSLFMQLHARLKENIVLGVDKIIASVRAKALYFRELCRQNGWEVPAEVPSNCITGFFVRRNGDILFNELLKQDIFIMPGGTPCYFRVSHLGVQSEEDLDDLAKRIKEIEYR; translated from the coding sequence ATGAAATCTTATGTTTTTCCGGGAAATATAGAAGAGCGGATTCTTCGAATCGCAGGAGAACCTTTTCCGTATATGCGCACTGCTTTGTTTTCTGAAATAGTGAATGATTCAGAGCGTATGTTGCTGGAACTGATACATTGTCCAGGCGGGCGTGTTATCTTCTATACAGCTTCAGGAACCGGTGCGATGGATGCTGTGGTTACCAATTATGTTTCCCTGAAAAAGAAAGCTTTTATTATAGCCGGCGGTTCATTCGGCTACCGTTGGAAGAGTCTCTGCAAGTACTATCAGGTTCAGAATGAAGTTTTTGAAGTTCCTTTTGCTCGTGATATCGATTATGCCCGGCTGGAAAATGCTGTGGCTGCTTCGCGTCCGGATGTGTTTTTATGTCAACATCATGAAACCTCTACCGGTCAACTGTTTGATTTAAAGAAAATTTCTGCTATTTGCAGGAAACATAATGTTTCGCTGGTTGTTGATGCTATTAGTTCTTTCTTGTCCGATGATTTGGATATGGAAGAGTTGAATATCGACATCTGTATTACCAGTAGTCAGAAGGGGCTGAATATAGCCCCGGGTTTGTCGTTTCTGTTTCTTTCGCCTAGAATCCTGCAGACTGATTTTTTGCATAAATCTTATTATTTTGATTTTGCTGAGAATCTGAAGAATCTGGAACGCGGTCAGACACCTTACAGTCCGGCCACCAGTTTGTTTATGCAATTGCATGCCCGTTTAAAGGAGAATATAGTCCTTGGGGTTGATAAAATCATTGCTTCCGTGCGTGCTAAAGCACTGTATTTTCGTGAGCTGTGCAGGCAGAATGGTTGGGAAGTTCCGGCGGAAGTGCCATCCAATTGCATTACGGGATTCTTTGTTCGCCGGAATGGAGATATTCTCTTTAATGAATTGTTGAAGCAAGACATATTCATTATGCCGGGCGGTACTCCTTGTTATTTCAGGGTTTCCCATTTGGGAGTTCAAAGTGAAGAGGATCTGGATGATCTGGCAAAGAGAATTAAAGAAATAGAATACCGATAA
- a CDS encoding glycoside hydrolase family 99-like domain-containing protein: MEKRTIAFYLPQYHPFQENDEWWGKGFTEWRNVVKAKPLYRGHYQPHLPADLGFYDLRLSEVRELQAEMAQKYGLSGFCYYHYWFNGHQLMERPLKEVLDSGKPNFPFMLCWANENWTRAWDGGENQILIAQNHSEKDDRIHIQYLLDNVFNDSRYIKVDGKPVFMIYRSMLFPNIKETIRVWREEAALKGLGLYLCRVETEEYYGEKYLQDGFDAAIEFQPFTHQMREFINKRNPLKKFCYNVNRHLFNTCKKRKVDYQEYVDYSSALPTPDYKMFPCVTPMWDNTARRKERMFILDKSSPEIYGKWLKSVTNKFVPFSKEENFIFINAWNEWAEGNHLEPDQKWGFRYLEETKKALLRSSLR; this comes from the coding sequence ATGGAAAAAAGAACAATTGCATTCTATTTGCCTCAATATCATCCCTTTCAAGAAAATGATGAATGGTGGGGAAAGGGGTTTACTGAATGGCGAAATGTAGTGAAAGCTAAACCTCTTTATAGAGGGCACTATCAACCACATTTACCTGCAGATTTGGGCTTTTATGACTTGCGTCTTTCTGAGGTGCGTGAACTGCAAGCTGAGATGGCTCAAAAATATGGTTTGAGTGGTTTTTGTTATTATCATTACTGGTTTAATGGGCATCAATTGATGGAAAGACCTTTGAAGGAAGTATTAGATTCCGGCAAACCTAATTTCCCTTTTATGCTTTGTTGGGCCAATGAGAACTGGACAAGAGCATGGGATGGTGGTGAAAACCAAATTTTAATAGCTCAAAATCATTCTGAAAAAGATGATCGTATTCATATTCAGTATTTATTGGATAATGTATTTAACGATTCTCGTTATATTAAGGTAGACGGCAAACCTGTGTTTATGATTTATCGTTCAATGCTTTTCCCTAATATAAAGGAAACTATTAGAGTTTGGCGGGAAGAAGCTGCATTGAAGGGGCTTGGGTTATATCTTTGTAGGGTCGAAACAGAAGAATATTATGGTGAAAAATATCTGCAGGATGGATTTGATGCTGCAATAGAATTTCAACCTTTTACTCATCAGATGCGTGAGTTTATAAACAAAAGAAATCCTTTGAAGAAGTTTTGCTATAATGTGAATCGCCATTTGTTTAATACTTGTAAAAAAAGAAAGGTAGACTATCAGGAATATGTGGATTATTCTTCTGCTTTGCCCACTCCTGATTATAAAATGTTTCCGTGCGTAACTCCTATGTGGGATAATACTGCTCGTAGAAAGGAGAGAATGTTTATTTTGGATAAGAGTAGCCCGGAAATATATGGCAAATGGCTGAAATCGGTTACTAATAAGTTTGTCCCCTTTAGTAAAGAAGAAAATTTCATCTTTATTAATGCATGGAATGAGTGGGCAGAAGGAAACCATCTAGAACCTGATCAGAAATGGGGCTTTCGTTATCTAGAAGAGACTAAAAAAGCTCTACTGAGAAGTTCTCTACGATAA
- a CDS encoding glycosyltransferase family 2 protein, translating into MLVSLMISTYNWKEALSLCLYSAFAQTVKPCEILIADDGSRDDTKQLIDKMRAKTDIPIVHVWHEDKGFRLSAIRNRSIERAKGDYIIQIDGDILLDRHFIADHLELAEKGYFVCGSRVLLGRMATARLLRGVETHPALFKQDLSFLLNAFRSHTLRLYLANRYAKRSMLRIRGCNMAFWKEDLLRVNGYNESLEMWGQEDVEISYRLIHAGIQKKQLKMGGVQFHLYHKFASRENLEYHEQVLRKVIAERTVWCENGIVKEGSDS; encoded by the coding sequence ATGTTAGTCTCATTAATGATATCTACATATAATTGGAAAGAGGCCTTGTCCCTATGTCTGTACAGCGCTTTCGCTCAGACCGTGAAGCCTTGTGAGATTCTGATTGCAGATGATGGCTCACGTGACGACACCAAGCAGCTGATTGATAAGATGCGGGCAAAGACCGATATTCCTATTGTGCATGTATGGCACGAGGACAAAGGTTTCCGTCTTTCCGCTATCCGTAATCGCTCCATTGAAAGGGCGAAAGGGGATTATATTATCCAGATTGATGGTGATATCCTTTTGGATAGGCACTTTATCGCTGACCATCTGGAATTGGCGGAGAAGGGATATTTTGTATGTGGCAGTCGGGTGCTTTTGGGGAGAATGGCTACTGCCCGGTTACTTAGAGGGGTGGAAACTCATCCTGCACTTTTTAAACAAGACCTTAGCTTTTTGTTGAACGCTTTCCGTTCACACACTTTACGTTTGTATTTGGCAAATCGTTATGCCAAGCGTAGTATGTTAAGAATCCGGGGGTGTAATATGGCTTTCTGGAAAGAAGATTTATTGCGCGTTAATGGTTATAATGAGTCTTTGGAGATGTGGGGGCAGGAAGATGTGGAAATTTCCTATCGGCTTATCCATGCAGGTATCCAAAAGAAACAATTGAAGATGGGAGGAGTACAATTTCATCTTTATCATAAATTTGCTTCACGGGAGAATTTGGAATATCACGAACAGGTATTGAGAAAGGTTATTGCAGAGAGGACGGTTTGGTGTGAGAATGGGATCGTGAAAGAAGGTTCGGATTCATAG
- a CDS encoding adenylyltransferase/cytidyltransferase family protein — protein sequence MEKKKIRVFTSGSFDLFHIGHLNILERSAALGDELIVGVSTDELIQHYKGMPPIIPFEQRFRIISSLKCVTKAVKQVKLTEVAQLQREDIDIVTIGDDWINKYLEGLEWMKQQPGKEVVYFPYTPDVSTTGIKKKIIESTSEIIRAALQREAELDYNWPEDQKK from the coding sequence ATGGAAAAAAAGAAAATCAGAGTATTCACATCCGGTAGTTTTGACCTGTTTCATATCGGGCATCTGAACATATTGGAACGTTCGGCGGCATTGGGCGATGAACTTATAGTCGGCGTAAGCACAGATGAGCTGATACAGCATTACAAGGGAATGCCGCCTATTATTCCCTTTGAACAACGTTTCCGGATTATTTCGTCTTTGAAGTGTGTGACTAAAGCTGTGAAGCAAGTGAAGCTGACTGAGGTGGCGCAATTACAGAGAGAAGATATTGATATAGTAACCATTGGGGATGATTGGATAAATAAGTATCTGGAGGGGCTTGAGTGGATGAAGCAACAGCCCGGTAAGGAAGTGGTCTATTTTCCTTATACTCCCGATGTAAGCACTACAGGTATTAAGAAGAAAATAATAGAGAGTACAAGTGAGATTATCAGGGCAGCGCTACAACGTGAGGCTGAATTAGATTATAATTGGCCGGAAGATCAGAAAAAATGA
- a CDS encoding glycosyltransferase family 2 protein gives MKYPLVSVVIPVYNSEQTLDNCLHSVITQSYVTLEIIVVNDCSTDDSLAIMKKYAELDSRIVIVDKHKNEGLVYARRTGIDVAKGKYVQYLDSDDMLCEGAIACLVDKAEKTQADMVVAPFFFSIEGRLENSLFFDFEELQGIDYLKHLLSWEAHWCVWSKFHLRALYEHDIERPNISLGEDIILSAQLLFYSKKVVCIHKEIVNYNFTPSSMSHPENFDDFKYEDFNGYVDWINNYVAKKGLLSKLRREMACFNLKTVLMRLHWNKIEDVDKRMKGVIADLKQFPDLQGILTRRERKIVAVYRFSSWLGYLNLKRYKKQEKL, from the coding sequence ATGAAGTATCCGTTAGTATCTGTTGTGATACCTGTTTATAACAGTGAACAAACACTGGACAACTGTCTGCATAGTGTAATCACTCAGAGTTATGTAACCCTTGAAATTATAGTCGTGAACGATTGCAGTACTGATGATAGTTTGGCGATAATGAAGAAGTATGCCGAATTAGATTCTCGTATTGTTATTGTAGATAAGCATAAAAATGAAGGTCTTGTTTATGCCCGAAGAACAGGGATTGATGTAGCCAAGGGAAAGTATGTTCAGTATTTAGATAGTGATGATATGCTATGCGAGGGTGCCATAGCATGTTTGGTGGACAAGGCAGAAAAAACACAAGCGGATATGGTTGTGGCTCCTTTTTTCTTTAGCATTGAAGGTAGACTTGAGAATTCTTTGTTTTTTGATTTTGAGGAATTACAAGGAATAGATTATTTGAAGCATTTATTGTCATGGGAAGCGCATTGGTGTGTTTGGTCTAAGTTTCATCTGAGAGCTCTATATGAGCATGATATAGAGCGCCCTAACATTTCTTTGGGAGAAGACATCATTCTTTCAGCTCAATTGCTTTTTTATTCGAAGAAAGTAGTATGTATTCACAAAGAAATAGTTAATTATAATTTCACTCCTTCTTCAATGTCTCATCCGGAAAACTTTGATGATTTCAAGTATGAAGATTTTAATGGTTATGTGGATTGGATTAATAATTATGTGGCTAAAAAGGGATTATTGTCGAAATTGAGAAGGGAAATGGCCTGCTTCAATCTTAAAACAGTACTGATGCGTTTACATTGGAATAAAATAGAAGACGTAGATAAGAGGATGAAAGGGGTTATTGCTGATCTTAAACAGTTTCCAGACTTACAGGGTATATTGACTAGAAGAGAACGAAAAATTGTAGCTGTTTATAGATTCTCTAGCTGGCTGGGCTATTTGAATTTGAAGCGTTACAAAAAACAAGAGAAACTTTAA
- a CDS encoding CDP-glycerol glycerophosphotransferase family protein, with the protein MRIVLFCENKYAVDILLPIYQEAVKSEANHILWYVHLPKIPVFPLDGKVVYTHSMQEVYDFSPEAIFVPGNIVPYYLPGVKIQVFHGYAAEKKDHWIIRRYFDTYFTQGPFFTKKFKELAAEYKDFEVVETGWPKQDWIKNHWHDFDREREELLKLHGKSQIVLYAPTFSPSLTSLPALKEALLHLVKMRDVVLLLKLHPLTKKEWVDEYRQLAEQEEHIIWEDGFNVTKYQLMSDVMISDTSSTVYEFLLLGRPVITYRTIAKDIYWTDITDTSQLVDAFESVQHDESAIAKRRWVVDNYDPYLDGNVARRMLEAAEDYIRRHGVPRERKLNLWRKYMSIKTFGRIKK; encoded by the coding sequence ATGCGTATTGTCTTATTCTGTGAAAATAAGTATGCTGTTGATATATTATTGCCTATATATCAGGAAGCGGTAAAGTCGGAGGCGAATCATATCTTGTGGTATGTGCATCTTCCGAAGATCCCGGTTTTTCCACTGGATGGAAAAGTTGTTTATACACATTCGATGCAGGAGGTTTATGATTTTTCTCCGGAAGCTATATTTGTGCCGGGTAATATTGTTCCCTATTATTTACCGGGTGTGAAGATACAGGTTTTTCATGGCTATGCGGCAGAAAAGAAAGATCATTGGATCATCCGTCGCTATTTTGACACCTATTTCACCCAAGGTCCTTTTTTTACGAAAAAGTTTAAGGAATTAGCAGCCGAATATAAAGATTTTGAGGTCGTGGAGACCGGCTGGCCCAAGCAGGATTGGATAAAAAATCATTGGCATGATTTTGACCGGGAACGTGAAGAACTGTTGAAACTGCATGGAAAAAGTCAAATTGTATTATATGCGCCTACTTTTTCACCAAGTTTAACATCTCTTCCTGCATTAAAAGAGGCTTTGCTGCATTTAGTAAAGATGAGGGATGTCGTTCTGTTGTTGAAGTTGCATCCGTTGACTAAAAAAGAGTGGGTGGATGAATATAGACAACTGGCAGAACAAGAAGAACACATTATATGGGAAGACGGCTTTAATGTTACAAAGTATCAGTTAATGTCCGATGTCATGATAAGTGACACTTCCTCAACGGTATATGAATTCTTGCTTCTGGGACGTCCGGTAATCACTTATCGCACCATAGCGAAGGACATTTACTGGACTGACATAACGGATACATCCCAATTGGTGGACGCCTTTGAAAGTGTGCAGCATGATGAAAGCGCTATTGCGAAAAGACGATGGGTGGTTGATAACTACGATCCGTATCTGGATGGAAATGTAGCCAGGCGAATGCTGGAAGCGGCTGAAGATTATATTCGCCGTCATGGTGTTCCGAGAGAACGGAAGTTGAACCTCTGGAGAAAATATATGAGTATAAAGACGTTCGGAAGGATAAAGAAGTGA
- a CDS encoding glycosyltransferase family 2 protein, whose translation MPQVAIIIPVHNTAAYLKHCVESVRNQTLKDIEIILVDNLSSDGSAQICDDYALMDSRIKTLHLTVAGLSIARNVGIASSVAPYIGFVDSDDWIEPTMYENLLDALISYEADMSYCNYCCEYEDGHKEQLYPNSGRIYSLVPKDVVIDILLDKVSSSSCTKLFRRELFDIFTFPEGVYYEDHLTVYKWAAQCNRISWVDKTYYNYLQREGSICHSPDLKKLYDYFLAEYDRLSFIENAVFFNEKEREVLTARVVKHCLWIFNTFIRKPNHTLYKQEIKAMKLRLREFLSLPREALDLQSYRRLRKISYFWPMYYLTHCSRRNKV comes from the coding sequence ATGCCTCAAGTTGCTATAATTATACCAGTACATAATACAGCTGCTTATTTGAAGCACTGTGTAGAATCTGTTCGTAATCAAACATTGAAGGATATTGAGATTATTTTAGTAGATAATCTTTCGAGTGATGGATCTGCTCAAATCTGTGATGATTATGCGTTAATGGATTCTCGTATAAAAACACTTCATTTAACTGTGGCTGGTCTTTCTATTGCTAGAAATGTTGGTATAGCCTCCAGTGTGGCTCCTTATATTGGTTTTGTTGATAGTGATGATTGGATTGAGCCGACGATGTATGAAAATTTGTTAGATGCATTGATTTCTTACGAAGCAGATATGTCCTATTGTAATTACTGTTGTGAATATGAGGATGGTCATAAAGAGCAGTTGTATCCGAATTCTGGTCGGATATATTCTTTAGTGCCTAAAGATGTTGTGATAGATATCTTGTTGGACAAAGTCAGTAGCTCTTCTTGTACGAAATTGTTTAGAAGGGAATTATTTGATATATTTACATTTCCTGAGGGGGTATATTATGAAGATCATTTGACTGTTTACAAGTGGGCGGCTCAATGCAATAGAATCAGTTGGGTAGATAAGACATATTATAATTATTTGCAGAGAGAAGGCAGTATTTGTCATAGCCCGGATTTGAAGAAGTTGTATGATTATTTTTTAGCAGAATATGACAGACTGTCTTTTATTGAGAATGCTGTTTTTTTCAATGAAAAAGAACGTGAGGTATTAACTGCAAGAGTAGTGAAGCATTGTTTGTGGATTTTTAATACGTTTATCCGAAAGCCAAATCATACTTTATATAAGCAAGAAATAAAAGCCATGAAACTACGGTTGCGTGAGTTTTTGTCTTTACCCAGAGAAGCTCTTGATCTTCAAAGTTATAGGCGTTTACGGAAAATATCCTATTTTTGGCCTATGTACTATTTAACCCATTGCTCAAGAAGGAATAAAGTTTAA